The stretch of DNA TCTGACGCTGGATGACGGACAGCAGCTTCTTCTTACGGATACCGTAGGCTTTATCCGCAAGCTTCCGCACAATCTGGTGGAAGCCTTCAAGAGTACTCTGGAGGAAGCCAAATATGCGGATTATATCATTCATGTGGTAGATGCATCCAATCCTCAGGCGGAGATGCAGATGCATATCGTATATGAAACCCTGAAAGAGCTTGGTGCCCTGGGAAAAAAGACGATCACACTTTTTAACAAGCAGGACCGTGTTTCCGGGGAGAGCTTCCGGGATCTCCGGGCAGACCATACGCTGAAGATTTCCGCACAGACAGGAGAAGGGCTTGAGGAATTTAAGCAGCTTCTTTCGGAGATCCTAGCAGAAGGACAGATTTATATGGAACGGCTTTTTCCTTATTCGGAGGCCGGTCAGATACAGCTGATCCGTGAGTATGGACAGCTTCTTTCGGAAGAGTATACCGAAGGCGGGATTGCTGTAAAAGCAAGAGTTCCGCGGGAAATCTATCCGAAAGTCACATAATGTTAAAATATCTACTCAGTACCATATATAGTACCGTGAACAAAACGGGCACTATATATGGTGCTTTTTATGTTGACGCAAAGAGGCGTGTCTGATACAATAAGCCTACAGCGCTTTGAACACAGATCGTGAAACGGAGTGTGTTCGTAAGCAGGCAAGTGAGGCGGAATGGAATATCCGCTTATAAATAAATGCATGAGGGAGGCATTTTCTTATGTTTCAGGTAGTAAAAAGAGACGGCGAATTAGACGAATTCAAAATGGGGAAGATCACCGCGGCAATTGACAAGGCATTTGATGCTAAAGGCAAGAATTACAGTTCGGATATGATCGATCTTCTGGGACTTCGTGTTACAGCGGATTTTCAGAATAAGATCGAGAACAACCGGATTTCTGTTGAGGATATCCAGGACAGTGTGGAGAACGTACTGATCCAGGCCGGATATTCTGATGTTGCCAAGGCGTATATCCTTTATCGTAAGCAGCGTGAGAAGATCCGCAATATGAAATCTACCATCCTTGACTATAAAGAGATCGTAAACAGCTATGTAAAGGTTGAGGACTGGCGTGTAAAGGAGAACTCAACGGTTACTTATTCTGTAGGAGGTCTGATCTTAAGCAACTCCGGAGCAGTTACCGCAAACTACTGGCTGTCTGAGATCTATGACAACGAGATCGCAGATGCACACAGAAATGCAGATATCCATATCCATGATCTGTCCATGCTGACCGGTTACTGTGCAGGCTGGTCCCTGAAGCAGCTGATCCGAGAGGGACTTGGCGGTATTGAGGGTAAGATCACTTCTGCACCTGCAAAGCATTTAAGTGTACTCTGTAACCAGATGGTGAATTTCCTGGGTATCATGCAGAACGAGTGGGCAGGCGCACAGGCATTTTCATCCTTTGATACTTATCTGGCACCTTTTGTAAAGTCAGACAACCTTTCCTATCCGGAGGTTAAAAAATGTATTGAGTCCTTTGTATATGGCGTAAATACTCCAAGCCGCTGGGGTACTCAGGCACCGTTTTCCAACATTACACTGGACTGGACCGTTCCGGACGACCTTGCAGAGCTTCCGGCTATCGTAGGCGGCAAGGACATGGATTTCAAATATAAGGACTGTAAGAAAGAAATGGATATGGTCAACAAGGCATTTATCGAGACCATGATCGAGGGAGATGCCAACGGACGTGGATTCCAGTATCCGATCCCGACCTATTCCATCACAAAGGAATTTGACTGGTCTGATACCGAGAACAACCGTCTTCTTTTTGAGATGACTTCCAAGTACGGTACTCCGTATTTTTCCAATTATATCAACAGTGATATGAAGCCAAGCGACATCCGCAGCATGTGCTGCCGCCTCCGTCTGGATCTTCGTGAGCTCCGTAAAAAGAGCGGTGGATTCTTTGGCTCCGGTGAGAGCACAGGCTCTGTAGGCGTTGTTACCATCAATATGCCGCGTATCGCATATCTTTCCAGAACGCCGAAGGAATTTTATCAGCGCCTGGACCACATGATGGATATCTCCGCAAGATCTCTTCATATCAAGAGAGATGTGATCAGCAGGCTTCTGGATGAGGGACTGTATCCGTACACGAAGAGATATCTTGGAAGCTTTAACAACCATTTTTCCACCATCGGTCTTGTGGGAATGAACGAAGCGGGCTTAAATGCCTGCTGGCTGAAAAAGGACATGACAGATCCGGAAACCCAGAAGTTTACAAAAGAGGTTCTGGAGCATATGAGAAACCGTCTTTCAGACTATCAGGAGCAGTATCCGGGAGAGCTTTTCAACCTGGAGGCAACACCGGCAGAGTCCACTGCATACCGTCTTGCCAAACACGACAGAAGTCGTTATCCGGATATCAAAACAGCAGGAAAAGAGGGCGACACCCCGTATTACACAAATAGTTCTCATCTGCCGGTTGATTACACTGCGGATATTTTTGACGCACTGGATATTCAGGACGATCTGCAGACTCTGTATACTTCAGGAACCGTATTCCATGCATTCCTTGGGGAGAAGCTTCCGGACTGGAAGGCAGCGGCAGCTCTGGTACGTAAGATTGCAGAGAATTATCGCCTGCCCTATTACACTATCTCACCGACCTATTCCGTATGTCAGGAGCACGGCTACATCAGCGGCGAGCATTTCACCTGCCCGAAATGTGGAAAGAAGGCTGAGGTTTACAGCCGTATCACAGGATATTACCGCCCTGTACAGAACTGGAATGATGGTAAGACCCAGGAGTACAAGAATCGTACCCTCTATGATATTACCCATTCCCAGCTGAAAAAGGTCCACACCAGTGTGATGACCATGAAGGGTGACGAGGTGGAGATCCAGCCTGTGGAATCTCATAAATATCTTTTTACGACCAGCACCTGTCCGAACTGCCGTATGGCAAAGAAAATGCTTGAAGGAGAAGAACTGGAGATCATCGATGCTGAGCAGAATCCCGAGCTTGTCAAGCAGTATGGGATCCGTCAGGCGCCTACACTTGTGATCACTGACGGGTCACAGGTTAAGAAGTATGTGAATGCTTCTAACATTCAGAAGTATGTAGATGAAGAGCTGGATTGAGCTCTTCGGGGCAATTGTAAATTGTAATTAAAATGGCTGGACGTATGTCTGTTTGGATGTGCGTCTGGTCTTTTTTTATATATTCTTTTTATTTTTGTCTTTTTGTTCTTAGGTTTTTTGGGGAGATTTTCGTTTTTGGGGAAAGGTGGTTGACATTTCATGGCGGAATGGTATACTTATACGTGAGTTTAATGGTTGAAAGTGTTACACTTTAATGTATAAATATATACCGCTGTGATACCGCGTGGGGGATCCGGGAATTGTTTCCCGGCGGAAATTTGCGAGGGGGAAAGCACTCAAAGTTGCGAAGCCCGTTTTTCCCCCTCGCGCTCCCCCTTTCCGGGCACGCCTTTTGGAGCGCACGTTGTGGTGTGTGATACGTTATTGATGGGGCGATGGATTCGACTGTATCGGGAATTCAAGGCTGAGCCGATGGATGAGGGCGGACGGGAAAAGCGGCCCGCATAGCGGGCCTGTTCCCTGATATGAGATTCATGTTCTGTGATATTTAACTGAATCAGGAAAGCATATCCGTTATTTATATTTATATCGGCACAACCTGCAATATCCAATACCGTAGAATCCATCGCCTCGTCAGAAAACTAACACATTCCACAACGCAGAACAGCGGCGTGGCCGGGAGGGGAGGAGCGCGAGGAGGGGACGATGGCCTTCGCAACTATGAATGCTTCCCCTCCTCGCACCTGCCGCATGCGAAATGCTCCCCCTGGAAGGGAAAAACCGCATACAAAATGCTCCCCCTGGAAAGGAAATCCACAGCCACATGCGAAATGCCCCTCCTGGAAAGGAAATCCACAGCCGCATGCGAAATGCCCCTCCTGGAAAGGAAATCCACAGCCGCATGCGAAATGCCCCTCCTGGAAAGGAAATCCACAGCCGCATGCGAAATGCCCCCCTGGAAAGGGAATCCACCGCCGCATGCGAAATGTCCCCTCCCGGAAAGGGATTCACTTCCAATTAATTTCATGCTAGAATAAAAAAAGAATAATAAGAAAAAGAATAATAAGAAAAGAATAATCAGGAAAAGAGGAAAACACATCATGGTAAAACAGAACATCGTCTTCGTAGAAAACACTCCGGGAAGTCTTCAGAAAGTCACAAAGATCCTTGCAGAGAATCAGATCGACATCTACGGGTTCGGCTGTTTCGATGCACCGGAGTTCGCAAACTTCCGTATGGTATGTGATGATCCGGAAAAAGCAGATCAGATCATGGCAGAAAACGGATATATGACCCGTATTACTCAGGCCATCCTGGTGGATCTTCAGGATGAGATCGGCGGCCTTGACAAGCTTCTCAGCGTCATGGGCGACAGCAACGTAAACCTTCATTACATCTATACCTTTTTCCACAGAGGTTTGAAAGTCCCGGTAGCGATCATGCACTGTGAGGATCTCCTTGTTGCAGAGAGCGTTCTTCGTAACAATGGCTTCAAGGTTCTGAATCGTCTGGTAAATCCGGATGGAGTTGAAGAAGCGTAAGGATATATTCTGGAAAATGACAAACAGGAATGACGTATTCACGTATTGAAGTTTTGACAGGGTAATGCTACAATAAAAGGGCGTGTCAGGAAACAGGAAAAATGTTTCCGGGCACGCTCTTATTTACATGTACAACGAGCTGTGGCGAGATTCTGATGAGTGCTGTACAGATCGGAGAAGCAGGCCTGCGTTTTATAACAGAATGTACATACAATGGAGGAAATCGATGAAAAGAGAAAATTTCAGAAAAGGTATGAAGGATGGAGTTCCTATCGCTCTTGGATATTTTGCGGTATCCTTTACCTTTGGCATGATGGCTGTTGCCGGCGGCTTGAGTATCTGGCAGGCAGTCCTGATTTCCCTGACCAACCTGACATCGGCCGGTCAGTTTGCGGGACTGGACATTATTTTTGCAGGAGGCTCCATGTGGGAGATGGCAATGACCCAGCTGATCATCAACCTGAGATATTGCCTGATGTCATTTTCCCTGTCCCAGAAATTCCGGCGTGAGGAGTCCGGCATCCTGAAATATATCGCTGCTTTTGGTGTCACCGATGAAATTTTCGGGATCAGTGCAGCCCAGGAGGGAAAGGTCAGCGTATTTTATAATTACGGAGCCATGTGCGTGGCAATCCCCGGATGGACTCTTGGAACTCTGGCAGGAGGAATCTCCGGAAGCCTTTTGCCTGATTTTATGCTCAGCGCGTTGAGCGTTGCCATTTACGGAATGTTCCTGGCCATCATCATCCCGCCGTCCAAAAAGAGCAGACCGGTTCTTGGGGTGGTTGCGGCATCCATGGCAGTCAGCACTGTTTTTGCGGTGACACCGGTGTTAAAACAGGTATCATCCGGATTTATGATCATTATCACAACACTTCTGGTAGCAGGCCTGGCAGCTTATTTCTGCCCGCTGGAAGAGAAAGGGGAAGTCGTTCATGAGTCATAATATATATATCTATATCCTGGTGATGGCAGCTGTCACCTATCTCATCCGTATGCTGCCCCTTGCTCTTGCAAAAAATGAGATCAGAAGCCCGTTTATCAAGTCTTTTCTGTATTATGTGCCATACGCCTGTCTGGCAGCCATGACTTTCCCGGCCATCCTGAAAGCCACAGACAGCATCATCTCCGGTGCAGCAGGTTTCCTGGTAGCGCTTATTGCTGCATATAAGGAAAAAAGCCTGCTCACAGTAGCTCTGCTGGCGTGTGCGGCGGTGTTTATCGTGGAGAGGGTTCTGGCATTTATTTGAACAGGGGATATGCGGAAATATAATACGCAGGAGGGAGCCTCGAAAAGCTCCCTCCATTTTCATTTATTCACCTAAAAATCCAAGATCGATCTCTCCGTCAAACACTGTAGTTGCAGGTCCTGTCATATATACAAGGTTTTCATCTCTTTCCCAGGAGATGTTTAAGTCTCCGCCAAGAAGCTGTACAGTAACCGGCTTGCTGCCATCAACCTTGTCATTGAGGATGGAAGCTACTGTAACTGCGCAGGCACCTGTGCCGCAGGCAAGGGTTTCTCCGGACCCACGCTCCCATACGCGCATCTTTACGGTGTGATGGTCGATCACCTGAACAAACTCGGTGTTGACTCTGTCAGGGAAGCACACGTGATTTTCAAAGGATGGGCCGATCTTTTCCAGGTCAAGGCTGTCCACATCGTCTACGTAGATGATGGCATGAGGATTGCCCATGGAAATTGCGGTTATGTGATATTCTTTTCCCTCGACAGTGATGGGAGCGTCGATAACCTGCTCGGTTTCGGCAACCACCGGAATCTCTTTTGCGATGAGGATCGGGGAGCCCATGTTGACTTTTACCATGGAGGCTTTGCCGTCACGGATGGTAAGATCCACATATTTGATACCGCTTCTTGTGGCAATGCTTAAAGAAGTTTTGTCCACGATGCCGTGGTCGTAGACATATTTGGCAACGCAGCGGATACCGTTTCCGCACATGGCACCCTGAGAGCCGTCCAGATTGTACATATCCATCTCGCAGTCTGCGATCTCAGACGGGCGGATCAGGATCAGACCATCGGAACCAATGCCAAAATGACGGTCGCTGACAAATTTTGCCACTGCGGCCGGATCCTTAACAGTCTCTTCAAAACAGTTTACATATACATAATCGTTTCCGATGCCTTGCATTTTCGTGAATTTCATAATAGTAACCTCCTCTTGTTCCTGAATATTATACTTGTTTTTTCTGTTGGAGCACAAGACCCCCCATGGAAAAAATACGCAGGTTTTTTCCATTTGTTGCCTTTAATAGTATAGTATACTGGATAATTGTTATCGAAAAGTGAATTTTCCCTGTGGAATTCCGGTAAATTAGGAGTGAATTTTCGCATTTATGGATTTTATATGCTTGCATTTTGTCAGAAACATGGTATCATAAAACAAAGTAATATGCATGGAGATGTATAATTATGCTGTACATTACGAATTGGGCTGACAGAAACAGGAGAGACAGTTAACGTAAAGTACATAGAATTCAGGAGGAAGAAAAAATGAAGAGAAAATTTATGGCACTTGCACTTGCAGCAGCTATGACAGTTTCTATGACATCCGCTGTTTTTGCAGCAGATGAGATCAAGAGCGCAGATGATCTGGAGGGTAAGAAGATCGGTGTTCAGCTTGGAACAACCGGTGACGCAGACGCTACAGAGGTTAAAGACGCAACAGTGGAGAGATACAACAAAGGTAATGACGCTGTTATGGCTCTGAAACAGGGTAAGATTGACTGCGTAGTGATCGACAGCGAGCCTGCTAAGAAATTTGTTGAGAAAAACGATGATCTTGAGATCGTTGAGGACATTTTTGACAAAGAGGAGTATGCAATCTGTCTTTCCAAAGATAATGCAGACCTTACAAAAGAGTTTAACGAGGCTCTGAAGGAGCTGAAGGATGACGGAACTCTGGATTCCATTAGAGATAACTATATCGGTGATGATGCAGGTAAGACACCATATGAGACTCCTAAGGATGCAGATCACTCCAAGGGAACTCTTACCATGGCAACAAACGCAACCTTCCAGCCATACGAATACTACGACGGAGATAAGATCGTAGGTATTGATGTTGATATCGCTCAGGCTGTCTGCGACAAGCTTGGATATGAGCTGAAGATCGAGGATATGGAGTTTGATGCGATCGTAAATTCTGTTAAATCCGGAAAAGCTGATTTTGGTGTTGCAGGAATGACAGTAACAGAGGATCGTAAAAAGAGCGTTGATTTCACTGATCCGTACACAACTGCAGAGCAGGTTGTTATCGTAAAGAAATAATTTTGTACAGAGAAATCAGAGGATTCTGAACGGATAAGCTGAGAAACAGATATTCGTTGCAGAGTTCAGTAGCGAATGATCAGGTTCCGGATATCCGGGTATGTTTTCCGGATTTCGGAACCTGTAGTTTTGGAAAGGGTGGAAATTTTGAGTCTTATTGAACAGTTTCAGTTTAACTTTCTGGACGACAATCGTTGGCAGTTCATTTTGTCCGGTCTGAAAAATACCATCATTATTACTTTTTTTGCTGTACTTCTTGGTATTTTTCTGGGATTTGTCATTGCTATTGTCCGTTCCACACATGATAAGACAGGTAAGCTTAAGATCCTTAATGTGATCTGTCGTGTTTATCTGACGGTGATCCGTGGCACACCAACGATGGTACAGCTGCTGATCGTATTTTATGTTATTTTTGCAACCATAGATCCGGGTAAGATAGTCGTTGCCATTATCGCCTTTGGTATGAACTCTGCTGCATACGTGGCTGAGATCGTCCGTTCTGGTATCATGTCTATTGATCAGGGACAGTTTGAAGCAGGACGGAGCCTGGGTCTTAACTATACACAGACTATGATCAAGATCATTCTTCCGCAGGCGGTCAAGAACATCCTGCCGGCTCTGGGAAATGAGCTGATCGTACTTTTGAAGGAGACATCCATCAGTGGTTATATCGGACTTATGGATCTGACCCGTGGCGGAGACATTATCCGAAGCCAGACCTACAGTGCACTGTTCCCGCTGCTGGTAGTAGCTGCAATCTATCTTGTGATCGTTTGTTTCCTTACCTATCTGGTAGGAAGACTTGAAAGGAGGCTGAGAACCAATGAGCGTAAGTAATGAAGTACTTCTGGATGTGCAGGGACTTGAAAAGGCCTATGGCGGCAATCAGGTTCTCAACGGGATCACCACACAGATCCGCAGAGGTGAAGTAGTAGCCATCATCGGACCATCCGGCTGTGGTAAATCCACATTTCTCCGTTCCCTGAATCTCCTTGAGGAGCCGACCGGGGGAAAAATCCTCTTTGAGGGAACCGACATTACAGATCCAAAGGTGGATATCAACCGTCATCGTCAGAAAATTGGAATGGTATTCCAGCAGTTCAATCTGTTTCCTCATAAGACGGTAAAAGAGAACATCATGCTCGCACCGGTAACACTGAATCTTATGAGTAAGGAAGAGGCTGAAAAAACGGCACTGGAGCTGCTGAAGCGAGTAGGTCTTCCTGATAAGGCAGATTCCTATCCGGATATGCTTTCCGGCGGTCAGAAGCAACGTATTGCCATTGCAAGATCGCTTGCCATGAATCCAGATGTGATGCTGTTTGACGAGCCGACATCTGCTCTTGATCCGGAGATGGTCGGAGAGGTTCTGGAGCTGATGCAGGAGCTTGCAAAATCCGGCATGACCATGGTTGTGGTAACTCATGAGATGGGCTTTGCCCGCGAGGTGGCAACCAGAGTTCTTTTCATTGATGAAGGAACGATCCAGGAGGAAAATTCTCCTGAGGAATTCTTTGCAAATCCAAAGAATAAAAGACTTCGTGAGTTTCTTTCAAAGACGTTATAATGACATTATAAATATAAGAATATTAAAAACGGATGCTTTATCCTCCTGTGGAAATGCTGTAGGAGATAAAGCATCCGTTTTTTGTAGTGCTAGTTGCAAAAAAATACTTTTTCTTTTTGCTGCTCAGTGGATTTCTTCACCGGCAGTTTTCTGTGCGGTTTTTATTTCGTTGTAACAGTATTTGATGATAGATTTTCTGGTTATGATCCCGATGAAGGAGCCCTGGTCATCTACCACCGGCACGAAGTTCTGATTAATGGCGCGATCCAGGAGGTCTTCCATATTAGAATTAGCATGGACTGGTTTATAGGTGGCACGGCGTGGGATCGCCATGATCGGGATTCCCTCTGTTTCCTTGATGTCGTGAATATCTGCACGGCGCATGCCCCAGAGGAGATCTCCCTCTGAGATAGTGCCGAGATATTTGCCGTCCATGGTGAGGATAGGAATGCAGGAGTACTTGCGGTGCTCCATTTTTTCGAGGGTCTGGCGAAGAGTTTCATCCTCAAAGATGTAGGCTACTTCGCTTTTGGGAATCAGAAAAAACAGAATGTTCACGTTATTACCTCATTTCCGCAAAAATTATAAATAAATCTGTAAGCTGTTTTTAGAGAAGCTGAAGTCCGTGTGTCTCTGCAACATCTGTGATCTCCTTCGGCCAGAGAGAGACATGTACTTCTCCGATGTGTGCTTTGCGAAGGAAGAACATACAGATCCTGGACTGTCCGATACCACCGCCGATGGTGTACGGAAGCTCTTTGTTCAGGATAGCTTTCTGGAATGGAAGTTCTCTTCGGTCGTCACAGCCTGCTTCGGTGAGCTGGCGGTCAAGTGCGTCCTCGTCAACACGGATTCCCATTGATGAAAGCTCAAGGGCAATGTCAAGTACCGGATAGTACACGAGGATATCACCGTTCAGTTCCCAGTCATCATAGTCCGGGGCACGTCCGTCGTGGCGTTCGCCGTTGGTGAGGGTTTTGCCGACTTTCATAAGGAAGACAGCGCCTTTTTCACGGGTGATCCGATATTCACGTTCCTTCGGTGTGCAGTCCGGATACATGTCAAGAAGCTCCTGAGTTGTGATAAAGAAGATATCCTTTGGAAGGATCTCCTCGATGTAGTCATATTGTACAGCCATGTATTTCTCGGTTTTACGAAGGACACTGTAAATGGTGCGTACGGTTTCCTTGAGAGTTTCAATGGAACGCTCTTCTTTGGAGATGATCTTTTCCCAGTCCCACTGGTCTACGTAAACGGAGTGGATATTGTCCAGATCTTCATCCCGGCGGATTGCTATCATATCTGTGTAAAGACCCTCTCCGTGAGAAAATCCGTATTTTTTCAGTGCGTAGCGTTTCCATTTGGCAAGGGAGTGTACGATCTCGGCGTTGCTTCCTTCGATAGATTTGATATCAAAACTTACCGGGCGTTCTACACCATTAAGGTTGTCATTAAGGCCGGATTCCGGGGCTACAAATGTCGGGGCGGATACTCGGAGAAGGTTCAGCTTCTGTGAGAGTGTCTGCTGGAAGAAATCTTTTACTGTTTTGATCGCAATCTGTGTGTCATGGAGGTTCAGGTCTGCATGATAGGTTGCGGGAATCGTGATTGTATTCATTATCGGCTCCTCCTGATGATTTTTATGCTTATTGCTCTGTGGGGTATTATAGCAGAAAATGGGTGGAGTGGCAATATAATGAGAGGGGAAGTCTTTTGGGGTATCGTAGAAAAATACTGGGTATTAAATGCCTGGTGTGATATACTGAAAAAAGAATGCTTATGTTTACGATGGAAATATAAATATCCGTTTTAACGGATAGAATGGAGGGAGTTTATGGCAGGTGAAAGGTGTCAGGTTTGTGGGGGTAAGGTTGTAAATGGCAGGTGTTCATTATGTGGGATGCCTTACAGAAATGATGAGGCGTTATATCATCTGAATGAGCCCCGGGAGGTACATTATAAACATGCTTCCGCCAAAGTGCGGGATATGATGCGGCGGTATGGACAGGATGCTGATCAAACAACACAACATAACGGAAACGTAAACCGGAATACAAACGTAAACCGGAATACAAACGTAAACCGGAATACAAATGTGAACCGGAATACGAACGCGAACCGGAATACGAATGCAAGCCGCAATACAGATTTGAATCGGAATCCAACCGGAAGCCGGAATACAGGTGCAGCAGCCGGACGTAGGACTGCTGCTGCAGATAATACCAGGAACAAAACAATGGTGGGCAGGAATCATACGGGAGTTTTAGATCAGGGGAAAAAACAGCAGAAAAAAGATCAGAAAAACAGCGGGGCAGGCTGGATCATATGGATCATAGTGACACTGGCCATGCTGTTTCCTAAATTATGGGATTTCCTTGCAGACTGGATCGGAACGAATTTGTGAGAATATTTCAGCAGTGAGATCATGCAGTGCTAAGTGTCTGTATTTTCGTGTATACAGAAATATCCCTTTTCTTTTCTTCTCAGCTGTGTTATACTCATGCCTAGCACAACATATAGATGAAAAACAATATATAGAGGATATAGGTACTATATATAGTATTTTAGCATAGCGGCTTATATATAGCACAGGGAGGGATGAGCAATGTTATATGTGATCAAAAAAGATGGGACAAGAGAGGAGTTTAATCCGCAGAAGATCGTGGCTGCCGTGAACAAATCCGCAGAGCGTATTCTTTATACTTTTTCAGACGAGGAGAAGGATTTTATCTGCCGTTTTGCCCAGGAGCATGCGGATTCCCTTGGAAAGAATGAGATCGAGATCCAGGAGATGCACAACATCGTGGAGGGGGCTCTGGAGCGTGTGAATCCGGCAGTTGCCAAGAGCTACCGTGATTATCGGAATTACAAGCTGGATTTTATCCATATGATGGATGATGTATATACCAAGAGTCAGGCAATCCGTTATATAGGTGATAAAAGTAATGCCAATACAGACAGCGCCCTTGTTGCCACGAAACGAAGCCTGATCTTTAATGAGCTGAACAAGGAACTCTATCGGAAGTTTTTTATGAACCGTAATGAGCTTCAGGCATGTAAGGACGGCTACATTTATATTCATGACCAGTCTGCACGTCTGGATACCATGAATTGCTGTCTGTTCGATGTGGCAGCTGTTTTAAGTGGCGGTTTTGAGATGGGCAATGTCTGGTATAACGAGCCGAAGACTCTGGATACAGCCTTTGATGTTATGGGGGATATCATTCTCAGTACAGCAGCACAGCAGTATGGTGGCTTTACAGTGCCGGAGGTTGATAAGATCCTGGCACCGTATGCAAAGAAAAGCTATGATAAATATATTTCCGAATTTATGAAATACTCGGATGAGAGCTGGAGTGGCCGCGAGGAGCGAGCTATTGAATATGCTCTTGATAAGGTCCGCAGGGATTATGACCAGGGATGGCAGGGAATTGAGTACAAGCTGAATACCGTCGGTTCTTCCAGAGGAGATTATCCGTTTGTTACGGTGACACTTGGTCTCGGAACCGAGCAGTTTGAGAAGATGTGCACGATTTCCCTTCTTGAGGTCCATCAAGGAGGACAGGGGAAGGCCGGACATAAGAAACCGGTACTTTTCCCGAAAATCGTATTCCTTTATGACAAGGAGATCCATGGTCCCGGAAAGTGCTGTGAGGATATTTTTGAGGCTGGTGTGGAGTGTTCCTCCAAGACCATGTATCCGGACTGGCTGTCTATGTCCGGTGCGGGATACATTTCCAGTATGTACAGGAAATACAAGAAGGTCATCAGCCCGATGGGATGCCGTGCTTTCTTAAGTCCGTGGTATGAGCGTGGCGGTATGGAGCCGGCGGATGAGAATGATACGCCTGTTTTTGTGGGACGTTTTAACATTGGTGCGGTAAGTCTTCATCTTCCGATGATCCTTGCCAAGGCCAGAGCAGAGAGTAGAGATTTCTATGAGGTTCTGGATTTCTATCTGGAAATGATCCGTAACCTGCATATCCGCACTTACGAATATCTGGGACAGATGCGTGCATCCACCAACCCGCTTGCATACTGTGAAGGCGGTTTCTACGGCGGACATCTGAAACCGAATGAAAAGATCGGTAAGATTCTGAAGCCTATGACAGCTTCCTTCGGTATCACAGCATTAAATGAGCTTCAGGAGCTTTATAATGGCAAATCTATTGCCGAGGATGGGGCGTTTGCTCTGGAAGTCCTGAAATATATCAATGACAAGGTAAATCAGTACAAGAAGGAAGACGGTTAT from Blautia sp. SC05B48 encodes:
- a CDS encoding ribonucleoside triphosphate reductase — translated: MFQVVKRDGELDEFKMGKITAAIDKAFDAKGKNYSSDMIDLLGLRVTADFQNKIENNRISVEDIQDSVENVLIQAGYSDVAKAYILYRKQREKIRNMKSTILDYKEIVNSYVKVEDWRVKENSTVTYSVGGLILSNSGAVTANYWLSEIYDNEIADAHRNADIHIHDLSMLTGYCAGWSLKQLIREGLGGIEGKITSAPAKHLSVLCNQMVNFLGIMQNEWAGAQAFSSFDTYLAPFVKSDNLSYPEVKKCIESFVYGVNTPSRWGTQAPFSNITLDWTVPDDLAELPAIVGGKDMDFKYKDCKKEMDMVNKAFIETMIEGDANGRGFQYPIPTYSITKEFDWSDTENNRLLFEMTSKYGTPYFSNYINSDMKPSDIRSMCCRLRLDLRELRKKSGGFFGSGESTGSVGVVTINMPRIAYLSRTPKEFYQRLDHMMDISARSLHIKRDVISRLLDEGLYPYTKRYLGSFNNHFSTIGLVGMNEAGLNACWLKKDMTDPETQKFTKEVLEHMRNRLSDYQEQYPGELFNLEATPAESTAYRLAKHDRSRYPDIKTAGKEGDTPYYTNSSHLPVDYTADIFDALDIQDDLQTLYTSGTVFHAFLGEKLPDWKAAAALVRKIAENYRLPYYTISPTYSVCQEHGYISGEHFTCPKCGKKAEVYSRITGYYRPVQNWNDGKTQEYKNRTLYDITHSQLKKVHTSVMTMKGDEVEIQPVESHKYLFTTSTCPNCRMAKKMLEGEELEIIDAEQNPELVKQYGIRQAPTLVITDGSQVKKYVNASNIQKYVDEELD
- a CDS encoding amino acid-binding protein, encoding MVKQNIVFVENTPGSLQKVTKILAENQIDIYGFGCFDAPEFANFRMVCDDPEKADQIMAENGYMTRITQAILVDLQDEIGGLDKLLSVMGDSNVNLHYIYTFFHRGLKVPVAIMHCEDLLVAESVLRNNGFKVLNRLVNPDGVEEA
- a CDS encoding AzlC family ABC transporter permease, producing MKRENFRKGMKDGVPIALGYFAVSFTFGMMAVAGGLSIWQAVLISLTNLTSAGQFAGLDIIFAGGSMWEMAMTQLIINLRYCLMSFSLSQKFRREESGILKYIAAFGVTDEIFGISAAQEGKVSVFYNYGAMCVAIPGWTLGTLAGGISGSLLPDFMLSALSVAIYGMFLAIIIPPSKKSRPVLGVVAASMAVSTVFAVTPVLKQVSSGFMIIITTLLVAGLAAYFCPLEEKGEVVHES
- a CDS encoding AzlD domain-containing protein; the protein is MSHNIYIYILVMAAVTYLIRMLPLALAKNEIRSPFIKSFLYYVPYACLAAMTFPAILKATDSIISGAAGFLVALIAAYKEKSLLTVALLACAAVFIVERVLAFI
- the dapF gene encoding diaminopimelate epimerase — encoded protein: MKFTKMQGIGNDYVYVNCFEETVKDPAAVAKFVSDRHFGIGSDGLILIRPSEIADCEMDMYNLDGSQGAMCGNGIRCVAKYVYDHGIVDKTSLSIATRSGIKYVDLTIRDGKASMVKVNMGSPILIAKEIPVVAETEQVIDAPITVEGKEYHITAISMGNPHAIIYVDDVDSLDLEKIGPSFENHVCFPDRVNTEFVQVIDHHTVKMRVWERGSGETLACGTGACAVTVASILNDKVDGSKPVTVQLLGGDLNISWERDENLVYMTGPATTVFDGEIDLGFLGE
- a CDS encoding transporter substrate-binding domain-containing protein, with amino-acid sequence MKRKFMALALAAAMTVSMTSAVFAADEIKSADDLEGKKIGVQLGTTGDADATEVKDATVERYNKGNDAVMALKQGKIDCVVIDSEPAKKFVEKNDDLEIVEDIFDKEEYAICLSKDNADLTKEFNEALKELKDDGTLDSIRDNYIGDDAGKTPYETPKDADHSKGTLTMATNATFQPYEYYDGDKIVGIDVDIAQAVCDKLGYELKIEDMEFDAIVNSVKSGKADFGVAGMTVTEDRKKSVDFTDPYTTAEQVVIVKK
- a CDS encoding amino acid ABC transporter permease — translated: MLSLIEQFQFNFLDDNRWQFILSGLKNTIIITFFAVLLGIFLGFVIAIVRSTHDKTGKLKILNVICRVYLTVIRGTPTMVQLLIVFYVIFATIDPGKIVVAIIAFGMNSAAYVAEIVRSGIMSIDQGQFEAGRSLGLNYTQTMIKIILPQAVKNILPALGNELIVLLKETSISGYIGLMDLTRGGDIIRSQTYSALFPLLVVAAIYLVIVCFLTYLVGRLERRLRTNERK